In one Fibrobacter sp. genomic region, the following are encoded:
- a CDS encoding TIGR02147 family protein has product MKSVFAYQDYRIFLQDYFDEMKARKLLSWRIFAKQAGFSSPSYLKLVCQGKTNLSSAGINQVAVALDLKSVELDYFKILVNFNQAKNAEEKQKYLIQMGNLAQSKKVRVLNEIMYAFFSSWLNPVVREMAPHITSTKPSEIARRFVSEVSAEDVKATLQFLTKNHFLTKTSDGHYEQVDRELASQNRDVTATVLRTFHRQMSELAVESLEKSGIDEHHFSELFVDLSKEGYHKVLNEIMEFRRKVQNIAAQDQGLDRIYSLNLQLFPLTHKNTSSPKQKQLRSEKTKKNA; this is encoded by the coding sequence ATGAAGTCCGTCTTCGCCTACCAGGATTACCGCATCTTCCTTCAAGACTACTTTGACGAAATGAAGGCTCGCAAGCTTTTGTCTTGGCGCATCTTCGCCAAGCAAGCAGGATTTTCATCGCCGTCTTATTTGAAGCTTGTATGCCAAGGTAAGACCAACTTAAGTAGCGCAGGCATCAATCAAGTCGCAGTAGCTCTCGACCTCAAGAGCGTTGAACTAGATTACTTCAAAATCCTGGTAAACTTTAACCAGGCTAAAAATGCTGAAGAGAAACAAAAATATCTGATCCAGATGGGAAACCTTGCACAGAGTAAAAAAGTCAGGGTTCTCAACGAAATCATGTACGCCTTTTTCTCATCCTGGCTGAATCCCGTTGTGCGTGAAATGGCTCCACACATCACCAGCACCAAGCCTAGCGAAATCGCACGACGATTCGTTTCCGAAGTAAGTGCAGAGGATGTCAAGGCAACCCTTCAGTTCCTAACCAAGAACCATTTTCTTACCAAGACGTCCGATGGGCACTATGAGCAAGTGGACCGAGAACTAGCTTCTCAAAACAGAGATGTCACCGCAACGGTCCTGCGAACATTCCACCGCCAAATGAGTGAACTTGCAGTCGAATCATTGGAAAAGAGTGGTATCGACGAACATCACTTTTCAGAGCTTTTCGTAGACCTTTCCAAAGAAGGTTACCACAAAGTATTGAACGAAATTATGGAGTTTCGCAGAAAGGTCCAGAACATTGCGGCCCAGGATCAGGGACTAGATAGAATCTACAGCCTGAATTTGCAACTTTTCCCGCTGACACATAAAAACACCAGCAGCCCGAAGCAAAAGCAGTTGAGATCTGAAAAGACTAAAAAGAATGCTTAA